Proteins encoded by one window of Lutibacter sp. A64:
- a CDS encoding 2-oxoacid:acceptor oxidoreductase subunit alpha: protein MIKTTTTKPKPEVLEAVIIRFVGDSGDGMQLTGTQFSDTSAMFGNDIATFPNYPAEIRAPQGSLYGVSGFQVHIGSVEISTPGDKVDLLVAMNPAGLKTNLHAVKPGHTIIVDTDAFTKKNLEKALYDKNPLEDGSLENYRVIQVAMSSLTKEALKDIKGLDNKSITRSKNMFALGMVYWMYHRSVSHTTDFFNKKFKSKPQIIEANTKVLNAGYYFAETLELIPNSYTISPAKMAPGTYRIIMGNTATAWGFLAAAEKSGLELFLGSYPITPATDILHELVKHKHFGVKAFQAEDEIAGISSAIGASFAGDLAITTTSGPGLALKGEALGLAMMIELPLVIVNVQRGGPSTGLPTKTEQSDLLQALYGRNGESPVIVIAASTPANCFNYAYQAAKLALEHMTPVVLLTDGYIANGSAPWKIKTVDDMPAIKNNIINKPTENWHPYNRDEGTLARNWAIPGTPGLEHRVGGLEKDKISGNVSYVPENHEYMTKIRAEKVKRVQNYIPYLETEFAETGDLLVIGWGGTYGSLYSAVKQLNEEGYKNIGFAHFNYINPLPKNTEEILSKFKKFIVCELNNGQFSKVLKINFSRFEFNQFNKIQGLPFGNQELIEKFKQLVK from the coding sequence ATGATTAAAACAACAACAACAAAGCCAAAACCTGAAGTACTGGAAGCGGTAATAATTAGGTTTGTTGGTGATTCTGGAGACGGAATGCAACTTACTGGAACACAGTTCTCTGACACGTCAGCTATGTTTGGTAATGATATTGCAACGTTTCCTAATTATCCTGCAGAAATTAGAGCTCCACAAGGAAGTTTATATGGTGTTTCTGGGTTCCAAGTTCACATTGGTAGTGTAGAAATTAGCACACCTGGTGATAAAGTTGATTTATTAGTCGCTATGAACCCTGCTGGTTTAAAAACAAATTTACATGCAGTAAAACCAGGACACACAATTATTGTAGACACAGATGCTTTCACTAAAAAAAATTTAGAAAAAGCATTATACGATAAAAATCCATTAGAAGATGGCTCTCTTGAAAACTATAGAGTTATTCAAGTTGCTATGTCTAGTTTAACTAAAGAAGCTTTAAAAGACATTAAAGGTCTCGATAATAAAAGTATTACTCGAAGCAAAAATATGTTTGCTTTAGGTATGGTATATTGGATGTATCACCGTTCGGTATCACATACTACAGATTTTTTTAATAAAAAATTTAAATCGAAACCTCAAATTATAGAGGCAAATACAAAAGTTTTAAATGCAGGTTATTATTTTGCAGAAACATTAGAATTAATTCCTAATTCATATACTATTTCTCCGGCAAAAATGGCTCCTGGAACCTATAGAATTATTATGGGAAACACAGCTACAGCTTGGGGTTTTTTAGCCGCTGCAGAAAAATCTGGTTTAGAATTATTTTTAGGATCTTACCCAATTACACCTGCTACAGATATTTTACACGAATTAGTTAAACATAAGCACTTTGGTGTAAAAGCTTTTCAAGCTGAAGATGAAATTGCAGGTATTTCTTCTGCTATAGGCGCTTCCTTTGCTGGAGACTTAGCAATAACAACAACTTCAGGGCCTGGTTTAGCTTTAAAAGGTGAAGCCTTAGGTTTAGCAATGATGATTGAATTACCACTGGTTATTGTAAACGTACAACGTGGAGGACCTTCAACCGGATTACCAACAAAAACAGAGCAATCAGATTTATTGCAAGCTCTTTATGGTAGAAATGGTGAAAGTCCTGTTATTGTAATTGCAGCTAGTACACCTGCAAACTGTTTTAATTACGCATACCAAGCAGCAAAATTAGCTTTAGAACACATGACTCCTGTAGTTTTACTTACAGATGGCTATATAGCAAATGGTTCTGCACCTTGGAAAATTAAAACGGTAGACGATATGCCTGCTATTAAAAATAATATTATCAATAAACCAACAGAAAACTGGCATCCATATAATAGAGATGAAGGTACTTTAGCTAGAAATTGGGCAATACCTGGAACTCCTGGCTTAGAACATAGAGTTGGAGGTTTAGAAAAAGATAAAATTTCCGGTAATGTTTCTTATGTACCTGAAAATCATGAGTACATGACCAAAATTAGAGCAGAAAAAGTAAAACGTGTACAAAACTACATTCCATATTTAGAAACTGAATTTGCCGAAACTGGCGATCTTTTAGTTATTGGTTGGGGTGGTACTTATGGCTCGCTATATTCTGCTGTTAAACAGTTAAACGAAGAAGGCTATAAAAATATAGGCTTTGCACATTTTAATTATATAAACCCGCTTCCAAAAAACACAGAAGAAATTTTATCTAAATTTAAAAAGTTTATTGTGTGTGAATTAAATAACGGGCAGTTTTCGAAAGTATTAAAGATAAACTTTAGCAGATTCGAATTTAATCAATTCAATAAAATTCAAGGTTTACCATTTGGAAATCAAGAATTAATTGAAAAATTTAAACAATTAGTAAAATAA
- a CDS encoding Gfo/Idh/MocA family protein: MSKTYNWAILGCGNIANKFATELKLLPNANLYAAASRNLENAKDFSNQFGFKKAYGSYLEMVKDPKVDVVYIATPHNFHLEHTLLCLNHKKAVLCEKAFAINSKEVREMITTSKENNTFLMEAFWVIFRPKYLKVKEIIASENLGKLKFVKSDFMFNAEFNPQKRLYNVDLGGGSLLDIGIYPIFATLLFLGEPDQIKTIPHFSPTGSEESISMLFGYKNGATAVLTSSFDSEYKNESELCFEHGILKYDRFSPDPILLIKDGKTTEIEFENGPNLGYQFEAKHVMECLDKNLKESPIIPFSLSLKLMNILDAIRKDAGIVFPNHD, from the coding sequence ATGTCAAAAACATATAACTGGGCAATTTTAGGATGTGGAAATATTGCTAATAAGTTTGCCACAGAATTAAAATTACTTCCTAATGCAAATTTATACGCAGCAGCTTCAAGAAATTTAGAAAATGCTAAAGATTTCTCCAATCAATTTGGATTTAAAAAAGCCTATGGCTCTTATCTTGAAATGGTGAAAGATCCAAAAGTAGATGTGGTATATATTGCAACACCGCATAATTTTCATTTAGAACATACTCTATTATGTTTAAACCATAAAAAAGCTGTGTTATGCGAAAAAGCTTTTGCCATAAATTCTAAAGAAGTGCGAGAAATGATTACCACTTCTAAAGAAAATAACACCTTTTTAATGGAAGCTTTCTGGGTAATTTTTAGACCAAAATATTTAAAAGTAAAAGAAATTATAGCTTCAGAAAATTTAGGAAAACTAAAATTTGTAAAGTCAGATTTTATGTTTAATGCAGAATTTAATCCTCAAAAAAGATTGTACAATGTAGATTTAGGTGGTGGTTCTTTATTAGATATTGGAATTTATCCAATTTTTGCGACATTACTATTTTTAGGAGAACCAGATCAAATTAAAACAATTCCACATTTTAGTCCAACAGGTTCCGAAGAAAGCATTTCTATGTTATTTGGTTATAAAAACGGAGCAACTGCTGTATTAACATCAAGTTTTGATTCGGAATACAAAAATGAATCGGAACTCTGTTTTGAGCACGGAATACTAAAATATGATCGTTTTTCACCAGACCCAATATTATTAATAAAAGACGGAAAAACTACTGAAATTGAATTTGAAAATGGTCCAAATTTAGGCTATCAATTTGAAGCTAAACACGTAATGGAATGTTTGGATAAAAATTTAAAAGAAAGTCCGATAATACCATTTTCTCTAAGTTTAAAATTAATGAATATTTTAGACGCTATTAGAAAAGATGCAGGCATTGTTTTTCCAAATCACGACTAG
- the lepA gene encoding translation elongation factor 4 produces MKKIRNFCIIAHIDHGKSTLADRLLSFTGTTTVREEQAQLLDNMDLERERGITIKSHAIQMDYIHEGEKYVLNLIDTPGHVDFSYEVSRSIAACEGALLIVDAAQSIQAQTISNLYLALENDLEIIPVLNKVDLPGANPEEVTDDIVDLLGCDAEEVIHASGKTGFGVENILKAIVEKVPAPKGDENAPLQALIFDSVYNSYRGVETYFRVFNGEIKKGQRIKFMATNNEYFADEVGTLKLKQLPKQSIKAGDVGYLITGVKTASEIKVGDTITTVEHPTENRIEGFEDVKPMVFAGIYPVDTEDYEELRNSMEKLQLNDASLVFIPESSAALGFGFRCGFLGMLHLEIIQERLEREFEMTVITTVPNVSYHAFTNKNPDTILLVNNPSDLPEPSKLNRVEEPFIKATIITKSDFVGPVMSLCIEKRGQIVNQTYLTPERVELTFDMPLAEIVFDFYDRLKTVSKGYASFDYHPTGLKASKLVKVDILLNGQSVDALSALIHADNAYSIGKKMCEKLRQLIPRQQFDIPIQAAIGAKIISRETVKALRKDVTAKCYGGDISRKRKLLEKQKKGKKRMRQVGNVEIPQEAFMAVLKLND; encoded by the coding sequence ATGAAAAAAATTAGAAATTTTTGCATTATCGCCCATATTGATCACGGTAAAAGTACATTAGCCGACAGATTATTAAGTTTTACAGGTACAACAACAGTACGTGAAGAACAAGCGCAACTATTAGACAATATGGATTTAGAGCGTGAACGTGGTATCACTATTAAAAGTCACGCTATACAAATGGATTATATACACGAAGGTGAAAAATATGTGTTAAATTTAATTGATACTCCAGGTCACGTAGACTTTTCTTACGAAGTATCTCGTTCTATTGCTGCTTGTGAAGGCGCATTGTTAATTGTAGATGCGGCACAAAGCATTCAAGCACAAACAATTTCAAACTTATATTTAGCACTAGAGAACGATTTAGAAATAATTCCGGTACTTAACAAAGTAGATTTACCAGGTGCAAATCCAGAAGAAGTTACAGACGATATTGTAGATTTATTAGGTTGTGACGCAGAAGAAGTTATCCATGCAAGTGGAAAAACAGGTTTTGGAGTTGAAAATATTTTAAAAGCTATTGTAGAAAAAGTTCCTGCACCTAAAGGAGATGAAAACGCCCCTTTACAAGCCTTAATATTTGACTCTGTTTATAATTCTTATAGAGGAGTTGAAACCTATTTTAGAGTTTTTAACGGCGAAATAAAAAAAGGGCAACGCATTAAATTTATGGCAACCAACAACGAATATTTTGCAGATGAAGTTGGTACCTTAAAATTAAAACAACTTCCAAAGCAAAGTATTAAAGCAGGAGATGTTGGCTATTTAATTACTGGTGTTAAAACTGCCAGCGAAATTAAAGTTGGAGATACAATTACAACTGTTGAACACCCTACAGAAAATAGAATTGAAGGTTTTGAAGATGTAAAACCAATGGTTTTTGCTGGAATTTACCCTGTAGATACTGAAGATTATGAAGAATTGCGTAATTCTATGGAAAAACTGCAATTAAATGATGCTTCTTTGGTATTTATACCTGAAAGCTCTGCTGCTTTAGGTTTTGGGTTTAGATGTGGATTTTTAGGAATGCTGCATTTAGAAATTATACAAGAACGCTTAGAACGAGAATTTGAAATGACAGTTATTACAACTGTACCAAACGTATCTTACCACGCATTTACAAATAAAAATCCTGATACAATATTATTAGTAAATAATCCATCTGATTTACCTGAACCTTCAAAATTAAATAGAGTTGAAGAGCCTTTTATTAAAGCAACTATTATTACCAAGTCCGATTTTGTTGGGCCAGTAATGAGTTTGTGTATAGAAAAACGTGGTCAAATTGTAAATCAAACCTATTTAACGCCAGAACGTGTTGAATTAACTTTTGACATGCCTTTAGCTGAAATTGTATTCGATTTTTACGATCGTTTAAAAACAGTTTCTAAAGGATACGCTTCTTTTGATTACCATCCAACAGGATTAAAAGCTTCAAAATTAGTAAAAGTAGATATTTTATTAAACGGACAATCGGTAGATGCGCTTTCAGCATTAATCCACGCAGACAACGCCTATAGTATTGGTAAAAAAATGTGCGAAAAGTTACGTCAGTTAATACCTCGTCAACAATTTGACATTCCAATTCAGGCCGCAATTGGAGCTAAAATAATTTCAAGAGAAACCGTAAAAGCATTAAGAAAAGATGTTACCGCAAAATGTTATGGTGGTGATATTTCAAGAAAAAGAAAATTATTAGAAAAACAAAAGAAAGGAAAAAAACGTATGCGACAAGTTGGTAATGTAGAAATACCACAAGAAGCGTTTATGGCAGTTTTAAAATTGAATGATTAA
- a CDS encoding 4Fe-4S binding protein — MAIKITDECINCDACISECPNNAIYEPDTEWAYADETSLSGTITLPGGGEADADEMHEPKSDEFYFIVTDKCTECKGFHDEPQCASVCPVDCCVPDEDHEETEEQLLAKKVWMHGE, encoded by the coding sequence ATGGCTATTAAAATAACAGATGAATGTATAAATTGTGATGCTTGTATTTCAGAGTGTCCAAATAATGCAATTTACGAACCAGATACTGAATGGGCTTATGCTGATGAAACTTCTTTAAGCGGTACAATAACTCTACCTGGTGGAGGTGAAGCTGATGCAGATGAAATGCACGAACCAAAATCTGATGAATTTTATTTTATCGTAACTGATAAATGTACAGAATGTAAAGGTTTCCACGATGAACCACAATGTGCTTCTGTTTGTCCAGTTGATTGCTGTGTTCCAGATGAGGATCACGAAGAAACTGAAGAACAGTTATTAGCTAAAAAAGTATGGATGCACGGAGAATAA
- the dusB gene encoding tRNA dihydrouridine synthase DusB, with the protein MVKIGDIELNDFPLLLAPMEDVSDPPFRALCKEQGADVVYTEFISSEGLIRDAAKSKKKLDIYEKERPVGIQIFGANLESMLRTVEIVEQSKPDIIDINFGCPVKKVVSKGAGAGILKDIDLMVSLTEAMAKHTNLPITVKTRLGWDDSTIKIVEVAERLQDVGCKAISIHGRTRAQMYKGSADWAPIAEVKNNSRMHIPVFGNGDVNTPERAVEMRDKYGLDGAMIGRASIGNPWFFKQVKHFIETGEHLPEITIADRVEMAKRHLQMEIDWKESEIVGVMETRRHYTNYFKGIPHFKEYRLKMVTSDAAQDVFNVFDEVLQKFS; encoded by the coding sequence TTGGTAAAAATTGGAGATATAGAATTGAATGACTTTCCGTTGTTGTTAGCACCAATGGAAGATGTGAGCGATCCGCCGTTTAGAGCTTTGTGCAAAGAACAAGGCGCAGATGTGGTGTATACCGAATTTATTTCGAGCGAAGGCTTGATACGCGATGCTGCAAAAAGCAAGAAAAAACTAGATATTTACGAAAAAGAACGTCCGGTTGGTATTCAAATTTTTGGTGCTAATTTAGAGTCGATGTTGCGTACTGTTGAAATTGTTGAACAATCGAAACCAGATATTATTGATATAAATTTTGGATGTCCTGTTAAAAAAGTAGTAAGCAAAGGTGCTGGAGCTGGAATTTTAAAGGATATTGATTTAATGGTAAGTTTAACTGAAGCGATGGCAAAACATACCAATTTACCAATTACTGTAAAAACACGTTTGGGTTGGGACGATAGTACTATAAAAATTGTGGAGGTTGCAGAACGTTTGCAAGATGTTGGCTGTAAGGCAATATCAATTCATGGTAGAACGCGTGCTCAAATGTATAAAGGAAGTGCAGATTGGGCGCCAATTGCTGAAGTTAAAAACAACTCTAGAATGCACATTCCTGTATTTGGAAATGGCGACGTTAATACGCCAGAACGCGCTGTAGAAATGCGCGACAAATATGGCTTAGATGGAGCTATGATTGGCCGTGCAAGTATTGGAAATCCTTGGTTTTTTAAGCAAGTAAAACACTTTATTGAAACCGGAGAGCATTTACCTGAAATTACAATTGCAGACAGAGTTGAAATGGCAAAACGCCACTTACAAATGGAGATTGATTGGAAAGAAAGTGAAATTGTAGGTGTTATGGAAACTCGTAGACATTATACAAACTATTTTAAAGGAATTCCTCATTTTAAAGAATACCGTTTAAAAATGGTAACTTCAGATGCTGCGCAAGATGTTTTTAATGTTTTTGATGAGGTTTTACAGAAGTTTTCTTAG